One Festucalex cinctus isolate MCC-2025b chromosome 1, RoL_Fcin_1.0, whole genome shotgun sequence genomic region harbors:
- the LOC144003433 gene encoding uncharacterized protein LOC144003433 translates to MEGFKKNDRWTDEEVQALLSIYGDDETQRHFESATRNDKVYQLITAKLAELSIFHTQKQVREKLKKLKQDYKKLKDHNNRSGNDRKINKWYERLDVILGHRMGCTTGKTKDSAIAMLEAMCEDTAVGEDSSPTDTLTHQAGPSLSSSLPSDVSLSSPVSVEALEGISEDGPSTSGSCAPLSTSTSNDEVSEHSRPTSRISRAVPESSALLSRPAKRKRDRDHLFLDYLREFDEKNGEATRAMFLEEVRLHKEDLELRRQERKEDLEIRRRERTEDQQLARELIEQNHRHDRDFQMGFLAALNRFVDTMSKMPK, encoded by the exons AtggaaggatttaaaaaaaacgatagGTGGACGGACGAAGAAGTGCAGGCTCTCCTGAGCATTTACGGGGACGATGAGACCCAACGACACTTTGAAAGTGCCACAAGAAACGATAAAGTCTATCAATTGATAACCGCGAAGCTAGCAGAGCTTAGTATtttccacacacaaaagcaggtaAGGGAAAAACTCAAGAAACTCAAACAGGACTATAAaaaactcaaggaccacaacaaccgaagcggaaatgaccgcaaaattaataaatggtacGAAAGACTGGACGTcattctcggccaccggatgggGTGTACAACCGGTAAAACTAAGGACTCTGCAATTGCAATGCTGGAAGCCATGTGCGAGGACACGGCAGTGGGCGAGGATTCGTCACCAACAGACACGCTAACACACcaag CGGGACCTTCTCTGAGCTCTTCATTACCTTCTGATGTCTCCCTGAgcagtcctg TTTCAGTCGAGGCGTTGGAAGGGATAAGCGAGGATGGTCCATCCACAAGCGGAAGCTGCGCCCCTCTGTCAACTTCCA CTTCAAATGATGAAGTAAGTGAACATTCGCGGCCTACGAGCAGAATCAGCAGAGCTGTTCCTGAGTCTTCTGCCTTGCTCTCCCGTCCAG CTAAGCGCAaacgggaccgagaccacctgtTTTTGGATTACCTGCGCGAATTTGACGAAAAGAACGGGGAGGCCACGAGAGCGATGTTTCTCGAAGAAGTGAGgttgcacaaggaggaccttgagCTCAGACGGCAGGAACGCAAGGAAGACCTTGAAATCAGACGGCGGGAACGCACGGAAGATCAACAGCTGGCACGTGAGCTGATTGAGCAAAACCATAGGCATGACAGAGActtccaaatgggcttcctggcagcCTTAAACAGATTTGTTGACACAATGAGCAAAATGCCAAAGTAA